The Pseudofrankia sp. DC12 region CCGACCTCACGCCCCGCGAACGGCTCCTCGCCGCCTTCGACATCCCCCCCACCACCCCCCTGTGCCCCTACATCGCCGCCGCCGTCGAACTCCACGACCCCCAGCACCCCGCATCCCAGTACGCACACGACTACAAGAAAGCCGTCGCCGCGCGGCTCGCCGACACCGCCCGCGAGGCCGGCGCCGCCGACCCTGAACAGCTCGGCGAGCAGCTCGCGCTGCTCATCGACGGCGCCGCGGCCCGCACCCGGGTCCTCAACGCCGACGCCTTCCCGACCGCCGCCGCCATCGCCGCCGTCCTCATCGACAACGCCATCCCCGCCACAGCCAGCGACGACCAACGACGGGAGGAAATGTCAAGTTGACTTGGCACTCCGCGGCCCGGCCGGACGCGCTGCCGGTCGGGCGGCTGCACCCGCCGGTACACGACACCAGCCACACCCGGCACCTGGGCTGGCTTTTACGGAACTGGCTGCCCGCCTGCTGAAGGCAGCAGCAGGCCCCGCCGGGGAGACCGGCGACCCCCCGAGGACCCAGGTACCACATGCCCTGTGCGCGACGTGGATAACGCCGTCGGAGTC contains the following coding sequences:
- a CDS encoding TetR/AcrR family transcriptional regulator, translating into MTELEKGPNGRRRGRGARERILGASQQLFREQGINRTGMDQLCAAAQVSKRTAYQHFTGKDELVAEYLRRFDPSVLSGVFDRTDLTPRERLLAAFDIPPTTPLCPYIAAAVELHDPQHPASQYAHDYKKAVAARLADTAREAGAADPEQLGEQLALLIDGAAARTRVLNADAFPTAAAIAAVLIDNAIPATASDDQRREEMSS